The following are encoded in a window of Desulfovibrio oxyclinae DSM 11498 genomic DNA:
- a CDS encoding PRTRC system protein C: protein MTVEVKSMPRVFKCKIGGEERTLPDPDANMFPEQVMRHYAATYPELTNAVASGPDVKQDEVVWTFAVNVGRKG, encoded by the coding sequence ATGACTGTGGAAGTAAAAAGCATGCCGCGAGTGTTCAAATGCAAAATAGGTGGGGAAGAGCGTACGCTGCCCGACCCGGACGCGAACATGTTCCCGGAACAGGTTATGCGCCACTATGCCGCCACCTACCCCGAATTGACCAACGCCGTAGCCTCTGGCCCAGACGTCAAACAGGATGAAGTCGTATGGACGTTCGCTGTGAACGTAGGCCGGAAAGGCTGA
- a CDS encoding PRTRC system protein E, which yields MFEVFDALVPQGGTLAISVSRADGERLTVSVLPRFSEVGDHKNALLKPITVKGTPAELNEFIVSELAGFAQDVADFDSTLEQAREQLRQQGKAARAKAGGGNPDRTQGEADEAQVETLCQALPGSDPFKETLGKACSATLEAAFAKVEDLAVLRPLATELKKIVGKEADGYFEQRLTALYKDGKGDKSAVGKELEKITGKTLADLGLKAKQASMF from the coding sequence ATGTTTGAAGTTTTCGACGCACTTGTTCCACAGGGCGGCACGCTGGCCATCAGTGTGAGCCGCGCGGATGGGGAGCGCTTGACCGTGTCCGTCCTGCCTCGTTTTTCCGAGGTCGGCGACCACAAGAACGCCCTGCTCAAACCGATCACCGTGAAGGGGACGCCCGCCGAGTTGAACGAGTTTATCGTCTCGGAACTAGCAGGATTCGCACAGGACGTGGCCGATTTCGATTCCACGCTGGAACAGGCTCGCGAACAGCTCAGGCAGCAGGGTAAAGCCGCACGCGCCAAAGCTGGAGGCGGCAATCCGGACCGCACACAAGGCGAAGCCGACGAAGCTCAAGTGGAGACCCTTTGTCAGGCTCTGCCCGGCTCCGACCCTTTCAAAGAAACGCTCGGCAAAGCCTGTTCCGCAACGCTCGAAGCCGCGTTTGCCAAAGTGGAAGATCTCGCCGTTCTTCGTCCTCTGGCGACCGAGCTGAAAAAGATCGTCGGCAAGGAAGCCGACGGATACTTCGAGCAGCGCCTGACCGCGCTTTACAAGGACGGCAAGGGCGACAAATCCGCCGTTGGCAAGGAGCTGGAGAAGATCACGGGCAAGACGCTTGCAGATCTCGGACTCAAGGCCAAACAGGCATCCATGTTCTAG